One genomic segment of Impatiens glandulifera chromosome 6, dImpGla2.1, whole genome shotgun sequence includes these proteins:
- the LOC124943893 gene encoding LOB domain-containing protein 30-like produces the protein MQGMQILAKEVIITLQYELSTLQAHVANQSPHQQQPPSSLSMSMSDYPFGGGATYDMAPLFEFDPNIGSSQQQDSWAANQQPFHDDHNTFAGAPVGGDGGEEFARELLLRCQGSAPSMPPGPN, from the exons ATGCAGGGCATGCAGATTCTTGCGAAAGAG GTGATCATAACTCTCCAATATGAGCTTTCGACCTTGCAAGCCCATGTAGCCAATCAGTCGCCACATCAGCAACAGCCGCCGTCTTCTCTGTCCATGTCCATGTCGGACTACCCTTTTGGTGGAGGTGCCACCTATGACATGGCACCTCTCTTTGAGTTTGATCCAAATATTGGATCATCTCAACAACAGGATTCATGGGCAGCCAATCAGCAGCCGTTCCATGATGATCACAACACTTTCGCCGGAGCTCCGGTGGGCGGCGACGGTGGGGAAGAGTTTGCTAGGGAGTTACTGCTGAGGTGTCAAGGATCTGCCCCAAGCATGCCACCTGGCCCTAATtga